CGGATGTATTCACACAACCCTTATGGAATACTCATTACTACATATATTATTCCATTGATAtgatttgatttcatttttattttattactttcatcaaataagataattttttggAATAGGACAAGGTGAAACTGTCAACTCAGTCCTACCCAACGGATCACATTCTTTGGCATACAGTTATTGTTGGTATAAAATGTTGACTATGCTCACAGCCATTTATACAAAGTTAGGTGTTAGTTGACACATAATTTCTTTTGATAATAgtattttcacaaaataaaaaaaaatgattaatattaaatatttttatgttttaacttttgAAGTGGAGAAGAGACAAACCTGGTGGTAGGGGAAGGGCAAAAGGTGATGGTGTAATCGGCGGAGGCGCAAGTGAAGGTGCTGGTTTTGTCGTCGTACGCGTAGCTATAAGCACGTGGGCACGCGTTCTTGAATATCTCAGAGTAAGAGGAAGGCTTGCACGTGTCGGGTGTGCCGTATGCACCGCTGCAGCAATACTGCGGCGAGTTGAAGGCTTCGCACGCGCTCTTGCACGCAACGCCCTCCTTTCCGTCCGCGCTCATCACCTTCAGCTCCGACGGACACGCGCTGTTGAGGTCCCCTACGCACCCCGTGGCGATGCACTTCTCGCCGGAGCCTCCCTGCGGCACGACCAGCATCGGCACGTTGTAGCCGTCCACAAGGCTTACGTCGAAGAAATCAAGGCCTCCGGCACCGTCGAGAGTGAATTCCGCCAGTGTAGCCGGCGGAGTGGCGCCACTGCCGGCACATTCGAGCTTGCCGGAGCCACAGTCGCCGGTGACGCAGGAGAACTTGCCTGTGGAATCTTCGGAGCAGAGGGTTCGGCCCCAGAAACGACCTCCCCAAGACGCGGGTGCGGCGATTGTGGAGGACGCGCCTGTTTGTAGAACAAAGCCGGTGGTTGAAAGAGGTGGAACACCCGCGTTTGAGAGTATCCCCGGCCACACCGTGTAATCACATTTGTTAACTAGAGTGAATGTTGTTGAAGTCACCCCTGTAATGATAACAATGTTAGAAATTAATGAAAACtatagtataatttatttaagcGTGAGATAAGAAATTTGATGAAATGGTTATAGGCAACATTACTTGATAGCAATAGATAAAATGAGAAGAGTGACAAAATGATGCGTTCCATGATGAATGTTTGGAATGTGAAGAAATAGTTTTGTGTGTTTGGGAAAGATGTGGAGGGTGGTGGCTGTATTTATAGAAAGAATGGTGGGaaggaaaataatataattgatgtgGGGCTCATGGTTTTACGGTGGTAGGGACAGTACAGTGACCAAAGTAACGTTAAGCGtttctttctttcactttttcacTGTATTTCTCAGTGAAACCAAAAGAATACATATTTGGTAATCACTTCCTCACCTGAACATCATCATGGGAGCAACATGGGAGCAAATACAAACACGCCTAAGATCTCTACATATTTTCGCTTCTATTTATAATCTGTTTTTCtctgattttattaattatcacttttatttaataattattgctCATGATGATTTTAGAttacatatttgtttttatatattaataaaaaaattaatatatttcaatttatttattgacTTATATATGCTTAGAAAATATATAGACTTagatatgtttaaaaaatataatattaacgTCATCTACctctaaaatttcaaaaagtcACACGTTGATCTAGGAAAtgagaaattttaaaaacatatttctaggtagaaatattttctttttttcttgaagccacttttaaaatttcactacttatcatttaatatttctgtttttctctgattttattaattttattttaatttaagaagatttccttttattttatttgtagtaacatgataaatattttcacaTTTATCAGTTTCTTATCATCTCACTTATTGTTAGGTATAGATGAGAATCATGGTccttaaattttacttttttgacTATCGATTAACTTTTTAGTTCAAGCGAAATACTAATGAAATGATTTACCgttttaaaaagtaaatgatTTACTCAAGAAAAAAGCTtcattaataagaaaaatgatattttagttaaataCATTCTATTGTAGTCAGTGatattgtattaattaaatGTCCACATTTTTAATGAACGTGCTATTTGATAGATGATTAACCTATatagaaaaattcttttttttttaaattaaatctaatCCTATTCGAACTAATTAAAGAGGTTTATTTGGTTTCATAACCCATTATTTTGATTACTTCATACCATATAGATATATAGTATTACTTTTCTGTTTGAAACTTCACACACGTacgtgtgtgtgtatatatatatatatatatatatatatatatatatatatatatatatatatatatatatatatatatatatatatatatatatatatatatatatatatatatatatatatatatatatatatatatatatatatatatatatatatatatatatataaatgacaaACGTggcataatatttaatttcaatacaACAATAAGATTACATTTATTATTCgtatttattacaaattaaaaagtatttggcggaatattgttttgtttgacaaaataattttaaataaatgtttttaagtttactgaataaattttagttcaaatatttatgaagtttatgtaatttatttcGCGTCAAATCTCGAGTTGAAATTGAAGTCTTTAATaagtaattgaaaaaaaaaatgtatgtgaaaatatttatcttaGCTGACAGCCCAACCCGAAACGGATATTCAAAACACATTGAAAACGTGTCgaggttttgttttgtttattgaataaataagGAATAAgagtatttaaagaaaaattaataaagcgTGTTAAGATTAAAAAACTTGTCAAGgtttaaacatttcaaaaaCAAGTTAGCTTaatagataattaaaaataaactcagccaataaaatatatattaaacaagttaacaaatatattaaacaaaccTCGGTTAGCCTATTTACAACTATagttaaaaataacaaaaatatcgtattaaactttaaaagttTCAGATATCTAAACATTGAAGTAAGAGTAGTGTTCAgccattaattaattaagatcTTACTTAAAAAACCAAACTCATTAATTTCTTGAAGCaatagatattttatataaataaataaaattcatatttatgcATCTTTTCTATTCTACAAAGGGAACAAAATTAATccaataaaaatgttaaaaaaaacacattatgGAATTAGCTTGGAAAATTCAAGTATTGAGTGAATAAAAGAGCTTAAGAAATATAATTGTAATGCATTATAATTTAACTAATCTaaattcaaaactaaataaacttttacacattttaaaattaattcgtTTAAAAATGAGAGTAGCGAggtattattttgtttcttttaatttctaccacAACATATTGTTATGGTTTATGAAATACATAGAGACAAagatgtttttaattataataaaataagttatacttttaaaaatgatttattcttttatcactttttaaatttaaacaaacttttatttatatatatatataaataaaagtttgtttaagttttaaaataatgaaagggTGAAtcacataaattaaaaagttaaataaattatatataattcaacCTCTTCATTTTAAGATGAAGACGAGCAATTTGACTTATACAAACTTTGGCGTTATTGAGGTGTCATGACAAAAACATGGAGCCCACACAGAAGATGTATGAGAAAAAgggttttaaaaattgaaaaataattcgcggacacttatttatttattttttatcatattacataatttataaatttattacttttattaatttaaatatatattaggtGTTAATAATTTCTTTGGCCAGAAATAACTACtcttaaacatttattttcaagTGTCACATCATTCTACAACCCTAGTTGTTACTGTCAGCTAGCGCAGCCTTTGCAGAGAGGGATATGAAATGGATAAAAAAGCAGGTCTTGTTTGGCAACTTTTGCAATTTTGACACGATTCTGAACATATCttagttaattattatataacaaATTCTTAACCTCTTTTTTGACTATTATGTGCACCACTTTACTCTTCCACCAAATCACAAAGTTAGTTGATCAAGTTGCTGAATCTGTTTGTGCAAGTTAGCTTCAACTTCCCAATTTCTGATACCAGAAATTCCTCACATTGTTGAACAGCTTCAGTTTTGCTGCAGTCAACCAAATTTTCATGGAAATTATAAGTGTTCCCTTGATAAGAATTTAGTCATATGAGATATTTCGATGCTATTATCTTGTATCTCATACAAGGATTTGAAGTATCTGGCGCCCTTAAAATATCTAAAAGTCAGAAAAGGCACACAAAAAATATCTGGGACTGATATAGCAGCATTAATTAgcaatttaatttatgaaaacaaGAGGTTTTTGAATTGTAATTATCTACATTATTATAGCCCACCAGCTAGTAGACTTGATTAggtgtttatttttcttttctcaagtTACCCTTTTAAGCACGCAAGTTTCCCTAGTTGAGAGCATGTTGGTTTAGTGTTGAGACATAGACTCTTATTACAACCTTATGTGTATACTATAATGAAAAATACTAAAGAAAAACAGAATTTAATCAGTGTAAAAGACTTTTCCTTTGAATTCTTTATTCGTTTTTTGGTATTACGTTTCCATTGGAGTGCTGTTTTGAGTTGATGGTATAGATAGAGCTAGATCAGTGAGTGTTAGTTGCTCAACTACTGCTATGATAAGATTTTATAGAGCTACAATATGGTAATGAACCATATGAATTGAGAGCCAAAACAGCTTTTACTATGTGTAGAATGAAGTAAATAGTTTCTGTTAAGTCACCTGAGTGGTCTGCATATCTATGTTGCAATCCCACACCGGATCATCTTGCAATAGAGAACCATATTACATTCTATAAAACTTATAGTTTTACAAGTTCTAGTGACTCGAGTAACATCCTCTTTATCAGTCTGATTGTCTTATTGTGTATGTAGTGATTGCTGAGAGACTATGCTTTATACTTTCCTGAGCTTAATAGGAAAAGATTGACAATGAAAAGTAGGATTACAGGATTAAGTGTAGTCTTTAGTTTCAATGTTACAATAAATTTGGGATTTATTGTATTAGAAAGTTATTAGCAAATCCATTGAACACTTTTAAAAGCACCTAATTCAAGCATGTGTTAGTGTATTTTAAACGCACCTAATTCAAGCATGTGTTAGTGTATTATGAATTTGATGAAGTTAACCAGTGAAGTCAACCAGTGGGTGTTTTGTAAGTGAACAAAATTTAAGCCTTATATTCCTGTAAAATGGGGTtgtacaatatttttttctctaaatatatgaaataagaacaaagaaaatatgGTTATTTTAAGggaattttattgttattttaaagaaattttcttgaatattaatatttttgaaagaaCAAATATGGATGAAGCTTGTATCAAGAAATTGAACACAAATgtcataaatatgtttttgcCATAATCTTTCATAAACATTTCCATCttgcacaagaaaacaaaagaaattgaaaaacatCTTATAGCCCATCCATAATATCCAAAAGATTAGATTTTTGGTTCTCCAAAGCTTTTGTTGTAAAAGGTGAACTCCCTACACTATTGCTATGATGACAAACTTTGGCTCTTCTTTTCTTGGTCGCTGCAAGATCTTCACTTTTGCTAACGCCTGGATTCCTTCTTCTCATAGTTACTTCTTCTAACAATCTTTTGTCCTCTTGGGAAAGTTGAGTTCCCAATGACTTGCTAATGTCTAAGGTTATAAACTCTAACATCTTTGCTTGAAATTCTAGTCGCTTCGGAGAAGTTGTCGTGGACATTGGTCTCATGGGATTACTATGTCTGTATCTTACAAAGGTAACCAAGTAGTGAAGTCTAGTCAACAATTCAACTATGTAAAAATCTATCTTTTGCTTCTCAGCATAGTAGAGTGTCTGCAGCCGAATCAGTTTATTTTCTTTGGATGTGTTTTCGCAAAAGTCAGTACTGCAAATCACAAAAAATTACCACAAATTATTGTGTTAACTTTGATCATCatgaataaatacaataatGATATTCATACACTACTtctcttttctaatttttattttattttattttcctaccTCTTGTTCACTCATattttcaatttccttttcctGATTTTCGTCAAGTGTATTTGTCATGAATCATTCTCTACACAAAAACattgaattaaaagtaaaagataacCTTGAATTTGCCCATTCACCAACCCATCCAAAACCTTGATGTACCCTGCAAAATACACAAAAgcaaagattaaaaaaagagaaaaacaacaTACTTCAGCAATTTCAATGACATTTGGCTGAATTTCTTTTGAAGAGTAAAATGATTTTACTCTCTCTTCAtagtcaaattttaattttgtcttctaTCCTGTTTTGATTTTATACTGCCATGAACATGTTATATTAGCATATAAgttcaagaaaacaaatcaaacCAGCACAATAACCTATTAATAACTTTACTTAATGTGAAACTCCTAATGTTCATAAACGTCTGAATGCATGACATATCTCAACAAATTCATGATTCGGATTACTTTCAATCTGAACTTTACAAATTGGAGTTTCAAAGGAACAAAACCAGTCCAACATACAACTGgtgttttcaaatataaaagtaGGAAACTGTGTTATCTTACTTGGTCGTGTTTGTGGCAAATGGAGTAAGCCACTGCAGCGTCTTGTCCATTTCAGCTTTGACCTCAGTGATGGAGAGCTAAAGAAAATTCCCATTTAGCATAATCTAACAAGAACAGAACTGCAATAATCAGATTACACATACCTGTTTCATGGCATCAGCATTTTGAAGCCGAGAAGGAAGTGCATTCTTAATATTATTAGGCAATCCATGATACAATGTGTCTCTCATATTTGGAGGAAGAACAGTTGGACGAGATGCCTGATATAAGTTTGAAACAGACATTTTATTTAGATTACATCTACAACACCTTGCTAAGTTACACTGGCTTGGTACAAACTTACAATCATGTTTATCTGATTGATAATGTTAGCATAGTGCAGAGAGAGACCAGCTTCACCAAGTCTTTCAGAACCCTTACTAGAGTTTACAGAAGTTGTACCTGCGACAAATTCACGATTTCGTGACATTTTAGGAGTCTAATGCTAATGATATGTTTGCCCCAGAAATCCAAGTACTACACAGATGAAAGATTTTGAATTGTTATTAGATATATCTCATACCATGGTTTCCAAGGAACTCGAAAATTGCTTGATCCATATGGGTAACTATGTCAACAAGCTTTTCAACAATCTGCAGTAGGTAAATGCAGATGTACAAAACTTTTATATTGAATGGAAGGAATGCAGGAAAATGGAAATTATGAATGAATTCAACTATGTAAATTTCAAATGAGGAACTAACTATTCATAGTTAGAATAATCACAATCTCGTATACCTCTTCCAATCTTCTGGACCAAAGAGATTTCCTTTTCAAGCTCCTCACAAACTTTCTCTGATGCTTTATTTCAATCTGAAAAGCTGTGAGACTGTCCCCTACAATTATATAGAAAACGACCTGtcaaaaataagagaaataCTGCAGAAGATTGATTTGCAGATCATTTGTTAGATTGATAATCTAAAATGAAAACTCTCAAGAAGACCAACAATTAAGAATGTTCttagtaaaaattaaagtgATTGTTGTCTTAGCACATGAACAAAACTAAAATCATCAATCGAAAATAAAGTCAGACATATTAGGGAAAAGTATATCGGGAAGCTTCTAACCGTTGAGAGGAAGATTTAAGGATTCCATTTCCTTAATCTTGTTCTGATAATCTTGTTCAAAACGTTCTAACGAAGTTAGCTCGTGGTATAATTCCTACATAGAGAAAATATCGAGTTATTtaaagaaggaataaaaaaaaattcaagaataGAACTGAAGTTTAAGCACATCAGAAGTAGGAAATACTGCAATATCTACAACAGCAATCATATTCATGGATTAAACATGTAACATTTCAGTCATTCATCAGAGAAAATTACGATTTGCTTACAGCAGTACTGTGAGATAGAGTTGTCAACTCCTGCATTGTGTTTTCTGCCTCTACCCTTGGCTGCATGTTGTCCAATAGGTACATATGTAATCTGAAATGTTTGTGATTATTTGAGAAATCAACACAATGAGTTAGcataatcttttttaaaagcAAGTAAACTCACCTTGAGAAATATCGTTCTAGGTTATGCCACTGAGGATCCTTACACATATTTCCAAATCTAGCCACTTCCCGGGAGAACGCATTGAATTCTTCCCTACAAATTCCAAAAATCAGAGATAAAGAACattagaaaaagaaacataCATGCACATGTGATGAAACAGAAAACACCATGCTCTAAACAAGAAAAAGACCTTTTGTCAGCTTCAACTAGGCCTATTAACTCCTTTGTATCAGTTGAAACTAACTGTTGCAACCCTTCTGACTgcaaaatctcttttttaagGAACTGAATGTTTTCTTCAGACAGTGATTGAAACAAGATTGCTCCTTTATTTATTGTGTTAGCCACTTCAAATGCCAATATAGATATTCTATTCCCTCTTGGAGCCACTGCAGTGCCAAACCCATTACTGTTGCTTAACTTTGGCACACTACTTCCAAGTGTGTCCAGAACTTCCACTGCCCTCTCACCAGCTCTTCCCCAAATGGAACCTCTCTGGGATCCCTGTGAAAAAAGAGAGACACCATTGATCACAGTGTAAACATCAAATTTCCAATCCAAAGTCTCCATAAGCAGcaattgtttgattttattccGCTCATAGTTTGATAATTTACAGCTAAGGAATCAAACAGTTCACTGTTTGAATGCAGTAAGAATCATACAACAAATCCATGAACTGTTTCAGAGTTAGACTATTCCACCAAAATGCTTTCCATCAGTTAAAAACCATCAATATGTAGTAGAATCAGAACCACTTCTTGTTAAGATCTTTAACCTCAAAGATTACTCTGCAGGATCAAAACAGCTTCACCACTTTCATATTTTAGGCAGCATATCTTCACTCAAAAACAATAATGTAATGGATCTTCATTTTTGCGAGCTTCCAACTCATTCATAGTTTTGATTCTTTATGAATAACAACCAGTTTTTTGTTGTTACCCATAATCATGTTTGAACAAGAAAACCcttcacaaattttaaaataaataatgcagAGGTCGTTTACATAGTCATTCCATAGCAGTTTACTAAGTATAATAATTCGTTGACTTTTATTCATACCCGAAGACcttaaaaaaatcacttttgttCTACATTTAATGAGAGATTAACATGCATTTCACTATTTTGTTACCTTCAACCAAATGAATCCAGCTTCAGAAACAACAAAAATCAGTAAAAGAAAAGTACCTGTTTCCCTTGTTTTCCAGTAGGATTTGATATTCTGAATTCacttccatttttctttctacCACGATCACTGatctttgaatttgaaaaacaatCTCCTTTCCCCTTTGCAACACTCTTTAACTTCTTAAGGTTTCCCAAGCCTTTCCCTCTAAcctctttgtttttgtttttctcagcCTTACCAGCTGAACAAACCGACCCCATTACTGTCTTAAGCAGAaggaaaagaacaaaatttcaacGCCTGCAACTTTAACTTCTTTAACATGGTAAAcaaaacacagaaaaaaaaaccaaaagtaaaatataataaagaacaTTCTCTTGGCTAATGATCATGGTTATTACAATGAAGACAATAACGTTGACATGCATAGTTTTATTATAAGAATCAACGACATGTTTGAATGGGAGCATAACATAAGCATACCTATATTCAGGACTATTTACAGAGAGTATCGAACTCCAAAACGGAAACTCTTGTAGAAGACTTGAAGAGGGAGATGAAGTAGATGTTGAAAGAGATAATTTGCAACTATGGCTTTGACTAGAATGTGATAGGTAGATTGATGAAGGACATTCGGGTGGTTGAAAATTTTggaacatataaaataataagaatagaAGTAaacttagaaataaaataagagacgCGTAATTGGAATTGTGAGGAAAGGAAATTTCGTGGCACGAACCATGACAGTGAATCAAAGACTGCTTCAAACTTGATAGAGTGTTATTGTCATGTACTACGTATGAAAGACATAGACAACGTGAAAACGAACAAAAGTTTAGTATCTACCTTGTCCCGTTTTGTTTGATTTAGGCTCTGCTTATGTTTCTGAATCATACTTACTCCTCTCAACTCCTTATTTGGTGTCATAATGTATTAGTCAATTAGAAATCACTCTAAATTTagcttttaaaacaattaaagtaCAAGTCGAcatgttttaattatatctttattCATTCTGTTATGATTTACTCATAATTTATAGTAGGtatcttttatgattttatattaaaatgatacatttcacatataatataaagataaaataatcataaaa
This window of the Vigna angularis cultivar LongXiaoDou No.4 chromosome 7, ASM1680809v1, whole genome shotgun sequence genome carries:
- the LOC108336471 gene encoding protein PSK SIMULATOR 2; amino-acid sequence: MGSVCSAGKAEKNKNKEVRGKGLGNLKKLKSVAKGKGDCFSNSKISDRGRKKNGSEFRISNPTGKQGKQGSQRGSIWGRAGERAVEVLDTLGSSVPKLSNSNGFGTAVAPRGNRISILAFEVANTINKGAILFQSLSEENIQFLKKEILQSEGLQQLVSTDTKELIGLVEADKREEFNAFSREVARFGNMCKDPQWHNLERYFSRLHMYLLDNMQPRVEAENTMQELTTLSHSTAELYHELTSLERFEQDYQNKIKEMESLNLPLNGDSLTAFQIEIKHQRKFVRSLKRKSLWSRRLEEIVEKLVDIVTHMDQAIFEFLGNHGTTSVNSSKGSERLGEAGLSLHYANIINQINMIASRPTVLPPNMRDTLYHGLPNNIKNALPSRLQNADAMKQLSITEVKAEMDKTLQWLTPFATNTTKVHQGFGWVGEWANSSTDFCENTSKENKLIRLQTLYYAEKQKIDFYIVELLTRLHYLVTFVRYRHSNPMRPMSTTTSPKRLEFQAKMLEFITLDISKSLGTQLSQEDKRLLEEVTMRRRNPGVSKSEDLAATKKRRAKVCHHSNSVGSSPFTTKALENQKSNLLDIMDGL
- the LOC108336360 gene encoding thaumatin-like protein 1b; the encoded protein is MERIILSLFSFYLLLSRVTSTTFTLVNKCDYTVWPGILSNAGVPPLSTTGFVLQTGASSTIAAPASWGGRFWGRTLCSEDSTGKFSCVTGDCGSGKLECAGSGATPPATLAEFTLDGAGGLDFFDVSLVDGYNVPMLVVPQGGSGEKCIATGCVGDLNSACPSELKVMSADGKEGVACKSACEAFNSPQYCCSGAYGTPDTCKPSSYSEIFKNACPRAYSYAYDDKTSTFTCASADYTITFCPSPTTSQKASQEQQDGSSTTPLLNNGTMVYVGAFDQSEISWATRIHVFQSRAVAGIVGVTMAMWRFSQLF